A genomic region of Persephonella marina EX-H1 contains the following coding sequences:
- the trmFO gene encoding FADH(2)-oxidizing methylenetetrahydrofolate--tRNA-(uracil(54)-C(5))-methyltransferase TrmFO produces the protein MGKVAVIGAGLAGSEAAFKIATSGFKVDLYEMRPVKTTPAHRTEGFAELVCSNSLGGKDITTGSGLLKEEMRLLGSLIVSVAEEFSVPAGGALAVDRVKFSRRITEILENHPNIKVIRKEVTQLPEGYNFIIIATGPLTSEAFSKVIQRLTGSEYLYFYDAIAPTVDADTVDFSKGFWGDRYGKGKGDYFNCVLNEEEYEIFYNELINGKQVPLKDFEKAVFFEGCLPIEEMARRGKQTLLFGPMKPVGLIDPKTGKQPFAVIQLRKENREGTLLSLVGFQTKLKYPEQKRIFRLIPALKDATFVRLGSIHRNTFIQSHRVLKPTLQLKKDPRILFAGQITGVEGYAASAATGILAGINVVRMLKGKEPTVPPETTMLGGLVRYITEPKEELQPMNPNFSLLPDLDKKVRDKRRRKLLKAERALKDMEIFASQWKN, from the coding sequence ATGGGAAAAGTAGCTGTTATAGGTGCTGGGCTTGCAGGAAGCGAGGCGGCTTTTAAGATAGCAACATCAGGTTTTAAGGTTGACCTTTACGAGATGAGACCTGTAAAAACCACACCTGCACACAGGACAGAAGGTTTTGCGGAGCTTGTATGCTCAAACTCTCTTGGCGGTAAGGATATAACAACAGGCTCAGGACTGTTGAAGGAGGAGATGAGACTCCTCGGCTCGCTTATAGTCAGTGTTGCTGAGGAGTTCAGTGTTCCTGCAGGTGGTGCTCTCGCCGTTGACAGGGTAAAATTTTCAAGAAGAATAACAGAGATCCTTGAAAACCATCCAAATATAAAGGTTATAAGGAAAGAGGTTACACAGCTTCCGGAAGGATACAATTTTATAATAATTGCAACAGGACCTCTAACATCGGAGGCTTTCTCAAAGGTTATACAGAGATTAACAGGATCAGAGTATCTATACTTTTACGATGCTATAGCACCTACAGTTGATGCAGATACAGTTGATTTCTCAAAAGGTTTCTGGGGAGACAGATATGGTAAAGGTAAAGGGGATTACTTTAACTGTGTTTTAAATGAGGAAGAGTACGAGATATTCTATAACGAGCTAATAAATGGAAAGCAGGTTCCGTTAAAGGATTTTGAGAAAGCTGTATTTTTTGAAGGATGCCTTCCTATTGAGGAGATGGCAAGGAGAGGAAAACAGACTCTCCTTTTTGGACCTATGAAACCTGTAGGACTAATAGATCCTAAAACAGGAAAACAGCCTTTTGCTGTGATCCAGCTAAGAAAGGAGAACAGGGAAGGAACATTACTCTCCCTTGTAGGTTTTCAGACAAAGCTTAAATATCCTGAGCAAAAAAGGATATTCAGACTTATACCTGCACTAAAAGACGCAACATTTGTAAGACTTGGATCTATACACAGAAACACATTCATACAGTCACACAGGGTTTTAAAACCAACACTACAGCTTAAAAAAGATCCAAGAATACTTTTTGCAGGACAGATAACAGGTGTTGAAGGTTACGCAGCATCAGCTGCTACAGGAATTCTTGCAGGCATAAATGTTGTAAGGATGTTAAAAGGTAAAGAACCTACAGTCCCACCTGAAACAACAATGCTCGGCGGTCTTGTAAGATACATCACAGAGCCCAAGGAAGAACTCCAGCCTATGAACCCAAACTTCTCACTTCTCCCAGATCTTGATAAAAAAGTGAGAGATAAAAGGAGAAGAAAGCTTCTGAAGGCTGAAAGGGCTTTAAAGGATATGGAGATATTCGCATCACAGTGGAAAAATTAG
- a CDS encoding cation:proton antiporter, with amino-acid sequence MEMHEFILDLFLILISARIFAEIFSYMKMPPVLGEVFAGILLGPSLLGIVEVNDIIRIIAEIGIILLLFEVGLETDIKKLQKEGVKSVIVALFGAIVPFVGGFAVSYYMFNLPLIVSLFIGGTLTATSIGITIRVLKDLGKERSSAAQVVVGAAVLDDVIGVILLVILADFALTGEVNMENTIKIILLVAFFFTAAPILAAIMSKFIHMYDSRYRRLPGFIPTIVVSLILFFAYVAHLFGAPEIIGAFAAGIALSRRFFLPFGIALKADPNFVDKLESQMRPLIYLFTPIFFVTVGLSMNLRVIDFTSADFWLLTLVLMVVAVVGKLGGAFLIRRMDNLKRIIIGTSMIPRGEVGLIFAELGRSVKIFTNEIYSVLVFIVILTTLVPPFVLKYLFKLEKDKG; translated from the coding sequence ATGGAAATGCATGAGTTTATCCTTGATCTTTTTCTTATACTGATCTCTGCCAGGATATTTGCAGAGATTTTTTCATATATGAAGATGCCCCCTGTTTTAGGTGAGGTTTTTGCTGGGATACTGCTCGGGCCGAGTCTGCTCGGGATAGTTGAGGTTAATGATATTATAAGAATTATTGCGGAGATAGGTATAATTCTCCTTCTTTTTGAGGTAGGTCTTGAGACGGATATTAAAAAGCTGCAGAAAGAAGGTGTCAAATCCGTTATAGTAGCCCTTTTTGGTGCGATAGTTCCTTTTGTTGGTGGATTTGCTGTAAGTTACTACATGTTCAATCTTCCTTTAATAGTCTCCCTTTTTATAGGTGGGACATTAACAGCAACAAGTATAGGTATAACAATACGTGTTTTGAAGGATTTAGGAAAGGAAAGGAGCTCAGCAGCTCAGGTTGTAGTAGGTGCAGCCGTTCTTGATGATGTGATAGGTGTGATCCTTCTTGTTATACTGGCTGATTTCGCCCTCACAGGTGAGGTTAATATGGAGAATACTATAAAGATAATACTTCTTGTTGCTTTCTTCTTCACTGCAGCACCAATTCTTGCAGCTATTATGTCCAAGTTTATACATATGTATGACAGCAGATACAGAAGACTTCCAGGATTTATACCTACGATAGTTGTATCCCTGATACTCTTCTTTGCCTATGTTGCACATCTATTTGGCGCTCCTGAGATAATAGGCGCTTTTGCAGCAGGTATAGCCCTATCAAGAAGATTCTTCCTTCCTTTTGGTATAGCCTTAAAGGCTGATCCTAACTTTGTTGACAAGCTTGAATCACAGATGAGACCACTGATATATCTTTTCACACCTATATTCTTTGTAACAGTCGGTCTATCAATGAATCTAAGGGTAATAGATTTTACTTCAGCTGATTTCTGGCTCTTAACACTGGTATTAATGGTTGTTGCAGTTGTAGGTAAGTTAGGAGGAGCATTCCTTATAAGAAGGATGGATAACCTTAAAAGGATTATTATTGGAACATCCATGATACCACGGGGTGAGGTTGGACTTATATTTGCCGAGCTTGGAAGATCTGTGAAAATTTTCACAAATGAGATATATTCAGTTCTTGTATTTATAGTTATACTTACTACACTTGTTCCACCTTTTGTACTTAAATATCTATTTAAACTTGAAAAGGACAAAGGTTAG
- a CDS encoding molybdenum cofactor biosynthesis protein MoaE — MSVPQVYIGENWFDINDILNSYRDETAGAVDIFLGIPRSAPEDGDVIELHYEAYISMAEKIIKEIIDEAKEKFGIKHAVVHHRTGIVPVTVPSFLVAVWSGHRQEAFEACRYIVDETKARAPIWKKEVFRTGEESWK; from the coding sequence ATGTCTGTACCACAGGTTTATATAGGAGAAAACTGGTTTGATATAAACGATATATTAAACAGCTACAGAGATGAGACAGCAGGGGCTGTAGATATATTCCTCGGTATACCGAGATCTGCACCGGAAGACGGTGACGTGATTGAACTTCACTATGAGGCTTACATATCTATGGCAGAAAAGATCATAAAAGAGATAATAGATGAGGCAAAAGAGAAGTTTGGTATAAAACATGCCGTTGTTCACCACAGAACAGGTATTGTTCCTGTCACAGTTCCATCATTCCTTGTTGCTGTCTGGTCTGGACACAGGCAGGAAGCTTTTGAAGCCTGCAGATACATAGTTGATGAAACAAAGGCAAGAGCCCCTATATGGAAGAAAGAGGTATTCAGAACTGGGGAGGAAAGCTGGAAGTAG
- a CDS encoding thioredoxin family protein, whose product MLRVLTAFLIIIGIFTASCQQKTEGGVSEKFKVDPEPVIKEAMKEKKFLILIFESEDCKYCTKLHKEVLNDLDFKQSLVKNKTAIAIINVYGEREVTDPETKQKMNEQALTFAYRVQGYPTIVVFDPAKDYKPIYTIPGYVEKRDFISLLDFLGSNCYQKVQYEKFVENGKSC is encoded by the coding sequence ATGCTTAGAGTATTAACAGCTTTTCTGATAATAATAGGGATCTTCACAGCTTCCTGTCAGCAGAAGACGGAAGGTGGAGTTTCTGAAAAGTTTAAGGTAGACCCTGAACCTGTTATAAAGGAAGCTATGAAGGAAAAAAAGTTCCTCATCCTGATTTTTGAGTCTGAGGACTGTAAATACTGCACAAAACTACATAAGGAAGTTCTTAACGATCTTGATTTTAAGCAGTCACTTGTAAAAAACAAAACGGCTATAGCTATAATAAATGTCTATGGAGAGAGAGAAGTGACAGATCCTGAAACAAAACAGAAGATGAATGAACAGGCTCTAACATTCGCATACAGGGTTCAGGGTTATCCAACAATAGTGGTTTTTGATCCGGCGAAAGATTACAAACCTATATACACAATACCGGGCTATGTTGAAAAAAGGGATTTTATATCACTTTTAGACTTCCTTGGATCAAACTGTTACCAGAAAGTACAGTATGAAAAATTTGTTGAAAATGGAAAAAGCTGTTAG
- a CDS encoding pyridoxal phosphate-dependent aminotransferase, whose product MEFSQRVLRVQPSQTLVITAKAAELRKKGIDIIGFGAGEPDFDTPDFVKEAAIKALKEGKTRYTPAAGIPELREGIAKRLKEKNGIEYSPSEVIVTPGAKMGLYEVFSVILNPGDQVIVPAPYWVSYTEQIKLCDGEPVILELSEENGFVLTADKLKEAITERTKALVLNTPSNPTGAVIPRSELERIAQVCLENNILIISDECYEEFCYDEEHVSIASLSKEVRDITFTVNAFSKSYSMTGWRLGWVAAPEEYIKKITVVQSQTISNPTSFAMYGALAALEDGGKFPAMMKEEFRKRRDFVIEQFLSIDGITCPVPKGAFYAFPNVKAYIVGDIKDDIELTAYLLEEAKVAVVPGSAFGKEGYIRLSYATSMDNLKEGMRRIKEALSKLR is encoded by the coding sequence ATGGAGTTTTCACAGAGGGTTTTAAGAGTTCAGCCATCACAGACGCTTGTTATAACAGCAAAGGCAGCAGAGTTAAGGAAGAAAGGTATTGATATAATTGGTTTTGGGGCAGGTGAACCTGATTTTGACACTCCGGATTTTGTTAAAGAGGCAGCTATAAAGGCTCTGAAAGAAGGAAAAACGAGATACACACCTGCAGCAGGAATACCAGAACTGAGGGAAGGAATAGCAAAGAGGCTGAAAGAGAAAAACGGTATAGAGTACTCACCTTCTGAGGTTATTGTAACACCCGGTGCAAAGATGGGACTTTACGAGGTTTTCTCAGTAATACTGAACCCGGGAGATCAGGTTATAGTTCCTGCTCCATACTGGGTTTCCTACACAGAACAGATAAAGCTCTGTGATGGAGAGCCTGTAATACTTGAGCTTTCTGAGGAAAATGGGTTCGTTCTCACAGCTGATAAGCTGAAAGAGGCAATAACTGAGAGAACAAAAGCTCTCGTTCTAAACACACCTTCAAACCCTACAGGAGCTGTTATACCAAGATCTGAGCTTGAGAGGATAGCCCAGGTATGTCTTGAGAATAATATACTTATCATATCTGATGAATGTTACGAGGAGTTCTGTTATGATGAGGAGCATGTCAGTATAGCTTCCCTCTCAAAAGAGGTGAGGGACATAACATTTACAGTAAATGCCTTCTCAAAATCTTACTCTATGACAGGATGGCGTCTAGGATGGGTTGCTGCACCTGAAGAGTATATAAAAAAGATAACAGTAGTACAGTCACAGACAATATCAAACCCAACATCCTTCGCAATGTATGGAGCCCTCGCTGCACTTGAGGATGGTGGAAAATTTCCAGCCATGATGAAGGAAGAGTTCAGGAAAAGAAGGGATTTTGTTATAGAACAGTTCTTATCTATAGATGGCATAACATGTCCTGTTCCTAAAGGAGCATTCTATGCATTTCCAAATGTAAAGGCATATATTGTTGGTGATATTAAGGATGATATAGAGCTTACAGCTTATCTTTTGGAGGAAGCAAAGGTGGCTGTTGTTCCAGGAAGTGCATTTGGTAAGGAAGGTTATATTAGACTTTCATACGCAACATCTATGGATAATCTTAAAGAAGGTATGAGAAGAATTAAGGAAGCTTTATCAAAATTAAGATAG
- a CDS encoding TlyA family RNA methyltransferase — protein sequence MAKKERIDKLLVERGLVESREKAQRLIMAGCVFVNDQRVDKPGTKIPVDANIFLKEKEKYVSRGGYKLEKGIEYFDFNPENKVCIDIGSSTGGFTDCLLQNGAKKVYAVDVGTHQLHEKLRNDPRVVVMEKTNARYLSEKDFPQKLECFVSDVSFISILKILPEICSIFEDFAEGIILIKPQFELSKKEVKDGVVKDPELHKKAILNVIKGLEKSCYCVKGITYSPVKGPKGNIEFLCYLFKKPEGFRCEEKIDESYIMEVVMEAHRALRKD from the coding sequence ATGGCAAAAAAAGAGAGGATTGATAAGCTTCTTGTTGAGAGAGGTCTTGTGGAGAGCAGGGAAAAAGCACAGCGTCTTATAATGGCTGGATGTGTTTTTGTTAATGATCAGAGGGTGGATAAACCCGGGACAAAAATTCCTGTAGATGCAAATATATTCCTGAAGGAGAAGGAGAAGTATGTATCAAGGGGAGGTTATAAACTTGAAAAGGGAATTGAGTATTTTGATTTTAATCCTGAAAATAAGGTCTGTATAGATATAGGCTCATCAACAGGTGGGTTTACAGACTGTCTTTTACAGAACGGTGCAAAAAAGGTTTATGCTGTGGATGTTGGAACACACCAGCTTCACGAAAAGCTGAGAAATGATCCCCGTGTTGTAGTTATGGAGAAAACAAACGCAAGATACCTGAGTGAAAAAGATTTCCCGCAGAAGCTTGAATGTTTCGTGTCAGATGTATCTTTTATCTCCATTCTTAAGATACTCCCTGAGATCTGCTCTATATTTGAAGATTTTGCTGAAGGGATAATCCTTATAAAACCCCAGTTTGAGCTTTCAAAAAAAGAGGTTAAAGATGGGGTCGTAAAGGATCCAGAGCTTCACAAAAAGGCTATACTGAATGTTATAAAAGGTCTTGAGAAGAGCTGTTACTGTGTTAAAGGTATAACATACTCACCTGTTAAAGGGCCTAAGGGTAATATTGAGTTTTTATGTTATCTTTTCAAAAAGCCTGAAGGTTTTAGATGTGAGGAAAAGATTGATGAAAGTTATATAATGGAAGTTGTGATGGAAGCACACAGGGCGTTAAGGAAGGACTGA
- a CDS encoding LysR family transcriptional regulator, which translates to MEVLDYHKLKIFKTVADTGSFSKAAQLLFLSQPTVTLQIKKIENYLGVTLFKRDKKSISLTEEGKILYSYASKIIEDYLLMEENLSHIKENIRKNLVLGASTTVGEFFLPEIISNFLKKIPDIKIHLFIGNSKEIEEGILSKSFYIGVIEDEVSSNKLEVVGFFKDEIILIGANTDKTPESVKIDDLKNFKFIFREKGSGTRNVVEKALKKSGIEIKPFMEVGSSKAISKIVSGSDCLAFVSRLVAEDEIRYGKLKEIKIEGIKINRNFSFITQKNVRLPKVERDFLQFLLNNTAF; encoded by the coding sequence ATGGAAGTTTTGGACTACCACAAGCTTAAGATATTCAAAACTGTTGCTGATACAGGAAGTTTCTCCAAAGCCGCTCAGCTTTTATTCCTCTCACAGCCTACAGTCACACTCCAGATAAAAAAGATAGAGAATTACTTAGGTGTAACACTTTTTAAAAGGGATAAAAAGAGTATTTCACTGACAGAAGAGGGAAAGATCCTGTACTCCTATGCCTCAAAGATCATTGAAGATTATCTTCTTATGGAGGAAAATCTTTCACACATTAAGGAAAATATAAGGAAGAATTTAGTCCTTGGAGCAAGTACTACCGTAGGTGAGTTCTTCCTACCTGAGATAATATCTAACTTTCTAAAAAAGATTCCTGATATAAAGATACATCTTTTTATAGGTAACTCAAAAGAGATAGAGGAAGGAATACTGTCAAAAAGCTTTTATATAGGCGTTATAGAGGATGAGGTCAGCTCAAATAAGCTTGAGGTGGTAGGTTTTTTCAAAGATGAGATAATACTTATAGGAGCAAATACAGACAAAACGCCAGAATCGGTAAAAATTGATGATCTTAAAAACTTTAAGTTTATTTTCAGAGAAAAAGGATCCGGAACGAGAAATGTTGTTGAAAAGGCTTTAAAAAAATCGGGGATAGAGATAAAACCTTTTATGGAAGTTGGAAGCAGTAAGGCTATATCGAAGATTGTATCAGGATCAGACTGTCTTGCTTTTGTATCAAGACTTGTTGCTGAAGATGAGATAAGGTATGGAAAACTCAAAGAGATAAAGATAGAAGGTATAAAGATAAACAGGAATTTCTCCTTTATAACACAGAAAAATGTGAGACTTCCAAAGGTGGAGAGGGACTTTCTCCAGTTTCTTTTAAATAACACCGCTTTTTAA
- a CDS encoding KpsF/GutQ family sugar-phosphate isomerase, whose amino-acid sequence MKLKMKDKSPSQIGKKVLEEERNALQKTLSALDNNFDKAVELILNTKGKVVVTGMGKSGLVGKKIAATLASTGTPSFFLHPAEAIHGDLGMISKEDIVLAISNSGETPELLAIIPTIKRWGNKVISITNNKNSTLAKESDIHLYLNIEREACPLNLAPTSSSTATLALGDALAVALLEMRGFTAEDFARFHPGGSLGRKLMRVSEIMHRGEELPVVHPETELKETVIVMSEKGFGAALIINKDGDLTGIITDGDLRRFIKKGGSIDRSLTEEAMTVNPKYINKDILVVEALEIMERYNITVLPVVEDKKPVGLVHLHDILKSGVI is encoded by the coding sequence ATGAAGTTAAAGATGAAGGATAAATCACCTTCACAGATAGGGAAGAAGGTTTTAGAGGAAGAAAGAAACGCTTTACAGAAAACGCTGTCAGCACTTGATAATAACTTTGATAAGGCTGTTGAGCTTATACTGAACACAAAAGGTAAGGTTGTTGTTACAGGAATGGGGAAGTCCGGTCTTGTTGGGAAAAAGATAGCTGCCACACTTGCATCAACAGGAACACCCTCTTTTTTCCTGCATCCTGCTGAGGCTATACATGGTGATCTTGGTATGATCTCAAAAGAGGATATCGTTCTGGCCATATCAAACAGCGGTGAGACACCTGAACTTCTGGCTATAATACCAACGATTAAAAGATGGGGAAATAAGGTTATATCAATAACAAACAATAAAAACTCAACCCTGGCAAAGGAGAGTGATATACATCTGTACCTTAATATAGAAAGGGAGGCTTGTCCTCTAAATTTAGCCCCAACATCATCATCCACAGCAACACTCGCACTTGGAGATGCCCTTGCTGTTGCCCTTTTAGAGATGAGAGGATTTACAGCTGAGGATTTTGCAAGATTCCATCCTGGAGGATCATTGGGCAGAAAGCTTATGAGAGTCTCAGAAATAATGCATAGAGGTGAAGAGCTTCCCGTTGTTCATCCAGAAACGGAGCTTAAAGAGACTGTTATTGTTATGTCAGAAAAAGGTTTTGGTGCTGCATTGATAATTAACAAAGACGGAGATCTGACAGGCATTATTACAGATGGGGATCTTAGAAGGTTTATAAAGAAAGGGGGAAGTATAGACAGAAGTCTCACTGAAGAAGCTATGACAGTAAATCCAAAGTATATAAACAAAGATATCTTAGTAGTTGAAGCCCTCGAGATAATGGAAAGGTACAACATTACAGTTCTGCCTGTTGTTGAGGATAAAAAACCTGTGGGACTTGTACACCTTCACGATATATTAAAAAGCGGTGTTATTTAA
- a CDS encoding PSP1 domain-containing protein: MVKTIDKKSKEVRKRTVRIRFLDTHKFHEVDEVPETVQKGDFIVIETEKGEELVLVVGYAIPDKENPPPYKFLRKAGKKDIQIFDKHEKESEGALITCKKLAEKLGLKMNLLKAYIPLNRSKIMFYYVSEGRVDFRQLVRELAKRLKMRIEMRQVGVRDGVQMFGAVGVCGNECCCSLFMDRFDTVNVEMLEEQNLPPTPAKFTGVCGRLMCCLSFETENYEFRKNLPEIDSEVEIDGKVYRVKNFDFIREYVEFTDMEGSPLIVRFDQIENMNIKVLSVPQSACSDCTGCSMNNTEGEDEVKDEG, from the coding sequence ATGGTTAAAACTATAGATAAAAAAAGTAAAGAAGTGAGAAAGAGAACCGTAAGAATAAGATTTTTAGATACACATAAATTTCACGAGGTAGATGAGGTTCCTGAAACAGTACAGAAAGGAGATTTTATAGTTATAGAGACTGAAAAAGGAGAGGAGCTTGTCCTTGTTGTAGGTTATGCAATACCTGATAAGGAAAACCCACCACCTTATAAATTTCTGAGAAAAGCTGGAAAGAAGGATATACAGATATTTGATAAACATGAGAAAGAGTCTGAAGGAGCATTAATAACCTGTAAAAAACTTGCTGAGAAGTTAGGACTCAAGATGAACCTGCTGAAAGCTTACATACCCTTAAACAGATCAAAGATAATGTTTTACTATGTTTCAGAAGGAAGGGTAGATTTCAGACAGCTTGTTAGAGAGCTGGCTAAAAGACTTAAAATGAGAATTGAGATGAGACAGGTAGGTGTCAGGGATGGAGTCCAGATGTTTGGGGCTGTAGGTGTCTGTGGGAATGAGTGCTGCTGCAGCTTATTTATGGACAGGTTTGATACCGTAAATGTTGAGATGCTTGAAGAGCAGAATCTCCCTCCAACACCTGCAAAGTTTACAGGTGTGTGTGGAAGACTTATGTGCTGTCTTTCATTTGAGACTGAGAACTATGAGTTCAGGAAAAATCTACCTGAGATAGATTCAGAGGTTGAGATAGACGGAAAAGTTTACAGGGTTAAAAACTTTGATTTTATAAGGGAGTATGTTGAGTTTACAGATATGGAAGGTTCACCTCTCATAGTCAGGTTTGACCAGATTGAAAATATGAATATAAAAGTTTTATCAGTTCCCCAGTCAGCATGTTCTGATTGTACAGGATGCAGTATGAATAATACCGAGGGAGAAGATGAAGTTAAAGATGAAGGATAA
- a CDS encoding DNA polymerase III subunit delta' — MKILGHEETKEIIRLYLDKKYSSYSLLFEGKDCIGKKLIALKTAKGFLCEKRYGFGCDSCESCRLVRNTISNIYDKTDLNPHPDIKIVSPEDGKEIKIGQIRDVISFLKLKTKEGKVVIIEKAERMNRESSNALLKTLEEPPENTLIILTTSNQNALLPTIVSRCQKIKFRPLSKEEILSILKLKGVDESKAKILASLSEGSMCLPMMILNNENLFKYAKDLYNLLAVKNLHPEGIINLAEILDRLETNEIFIIFDILEKIIYKKSLKGEVPLGLYENFLDEYSLFKKAVEKGVKKKLAVEGLYFNLKT, encoded by the coding sequence ATGAAGATTTTAGGACATGAAGAGACTAAAGAGATTATAAGATTATACCTTGATAAAAAATACAGCTCTTACTCCCTTCTCTTTGAGGGAAAGGACTGTATTGGTAAAAAGCTTATAGCACTTAAAACAGCTAAAGGTTTTTTATGTGAAAAAAGATACGGTTTTGGATGTGACAGCTGTGAGAGCTGCCGTCTTGTAAGAAACACAATCTCAAATATATATGATAAAACAGATCTGAACCCACATCCTGACATAAAGATAGTATCCCCTGAGGATGGAAAAGAGATAAAGATAGGTCAGATAAGAGATGTTATAAGTTTTCTAAAACTCAAAACGAAGGAAGGAAAGGTCGTAATAATAGAAAAAGCCGAAAGGATGAACAGAGAGTCATCAAACGCACTTTTAAAAACACTTGAGGAACCACCTGAAAACACATTAATAATTCTGACAACATCAAACCAGAACGCTCTTCTTCCCACAATAGTATCAAGATGCCAGAAGATAAAGTTCAGACCGTTAAGTAAAGAGGAAATTCTCAGTATACTGAAACTTAAAGGTGTTGATGAGTCAAAAGCAAAAATACTTGCCTCTTTATCTGAAGGCAGTATGTGCCTTCCAATGATGATACTGAACAATGAAAATCTGTTTAAATACGCAAAGGATCTGTACAACCTTTTAGCTGTGAAGAACCTTCACCCTGAAGGTATTATAAATCTGGCAGAGATCTTAGACAGATTGGAAACAAATGAGATATTTATAATCTTTGATATACTTGAGAAGATAATATACAAAAAGTCTTTAAAGGGAGAGGTACCTTTAGGTCTTTATGAGAACTTTTTAGATGAGTACTCATTGTTTAAAAAAGCTGTCGAAAAAGGTGTAAAGAAAAAGCTTGCCGTTGAAGGACTTTACTTTAATCTAAAGACATAG
- the tmk gene encoding dTMP kinase: MRGFFITFEGIEGAGKSTQSKMLYEYLIKNGKNAVLTREPGGTDLGKKIREILLNPSKEIFPPVAELMLYEADRNIHVHNIIKPYLNRGFYVISDRFTDSTLAYQGYARGIDIELVERLNDIASEGIKPDITFIIDIPVEEGMKRIHRYREKDRIEQEGVDFHKRLREGFLRIAQKERERVVLLDGRKDKEIIFNEILEILRKRDII; the protein is encoded by the coding sequence ATGAGAGGTTTTTTTATAACATTTGAAGGTATAGAAGGTGCAGGAAAGTCAACACAGTCAAAGATGCTTTATGAATATCTGATTAAAAACGGAAAGAATGCTGTTTTAACAAGGGAGCCAGGTGGTACAGATCTTGGGAAAAAGATAAGGGAGATACTTTTAAATCCCTCAAAAGAGATATTTCCTCCTGTTGCAGAGCTTATGCTTTATGAGGCTGACAGGAATATACATGTACACAACATTATAAAACCGTACCTGAACAGAGGATTTTACGTGATATCAGACAGATTCACAGACTCAACACTTGCATATCAGGGATATGCAAGAGGGATTGATATAGAGCTTGTGGAGAGACTGAACGATATAGCCTCTGAAGGTATTAAACCTGATATCACATTCATTATTGATATACCTGTTGAGGAAGGTATGAAAAGGATACATAGATACAGAGAGAAAGACAGAATAGAACAGGAGGGTGTGGATTTTCATAAAAGGTTAAGAGAAGGTTTCCTGAGGATAGCCCAGAAAGAGAGGGAAAGGGTGGTTTTATTAGATGGAAGAAAAGATAAAGAGATCATATTTAATGAAATCTTAGAGATTTTAAGAAAAAGAGATATAATTTAA
- a CDS encoding NifU family protein encodes MSQEQGNKVNIDRAKVEEVLEQIRPMLRFDGGDVELVDIGEDGTVYVRLMGSCHGCAMSLVTLKGGIEMKLKEAIPEVKEVVAVNLEQPMF; translated from the coding sequence ATGTCTCAAGAGCAAGGAAACAAAGTTAACATAGATAGGGCAAAGGTTGAAGAGGTACTTGAGCAGATAAGACCTATGCTCAGGTTTGATGGTGGAGATGTTGAACTTGTTGATATAGGTGAGGATGGAACTGTCTATGTTAGACTTATGGGATCATGCCACGGATGTGCTATGTCTCTTGTCACACTGAAAGGTGGTATTGAGATGAAACTTAAAGAAGCTATACCTGAGGTTAAAGAGGTTGTTGCTGTAAATCTTGAACAGCCTATGTTCTAA